One genomic region from Pseudoduganella lutea encodes:
- a CDS encoding ferritin-like domain-containing protein, translating to MSETTPTQASGIDTAAIRAAAQNLSDGPVTAGYKGDREAVLKMLNDALATELVCINRYKRHYYTVSGKNNAAVKAEFLEHAGEEEKHADWLAERIVQLNGAPDYNPATLHERSHAEYDESLEVQSMVRANLIAERVAIEAYRQMIEQIGDTDPVTKQLLVKIMAEEEEHADDMRDLLE from the coding sequence ATGTCCGAAACGACCCCCACCCAGGCCAGCGGTATCGATACCGCGGCCATCCGCGCCGCCGCACAGAACCTGTCGGACGGCCCGGTCACGGCAGGCTACAAGGGCGACCGAGAAGCCGTGCTGAAGATGCTGAACGACGCGCTCGCAACCGAGCTCGTCTGCATCAACCGCTACAAGCGGCATTACTACACCGTCAGCGGCAAGAACAACGCGGCCGTCAAGGCCGAGTTCCTCGAGCACGCCGGTGAAGAAGAAAAGCATGCCGACTGGCTGGCCGAGCGCATCGTGCAACTGAACGGCGCCCCCGACTACAACCCGGCCACGCTGCACGAACGCAGCCATGCCGAATACGATGAATCGCTGGAAGTGCAATCGATGGTGCGCGCCAACCTGATTGCCGAGCGCGTGGCGATCGAAGCCTACCGGCAGATGATCGAACAGATCGGCGACACCGATCCCGTGACGAAGCAGTTGCTCGTCAAGATCATGGCCGAGGAAGAAGAGCACGCGGACGATATGCGCGATTTGCTCGAATGA